The DNA sequence TAGCGCAGCTCGCCCAGCTCCACCAGCTCCCGCAGCTGCTCCGTAACCACGGTAGCCTGGCCGGGGGCAAAGTGGCTGAGCACTTCGCGCGGCGTCTGGGGGGTGGCTTTCAGCAGCTGCACCAGCTGCTCGCGCAGCCCGGCCACCGGAGCCACGGGCTGTTTCGCCTTTTTCTGGGCCAGGCAATAGTCGCACACCTTGCAGGGCGCGGCGTCCAGCTCGCCGAAGTACTCCAGCAGCAGCTGCTGGCGGCAGCGCCCCCCATTGGCGTAGCGAATCACCGATTCGGTTTTGTGCACGGCCAGTTCCCGGGCTTGGTTGAGGCGCTTTTGGTCGAGGGGCAGCTTGTCGGCGTCGTAGCGGCCGGTGGTAAACAGTGCCTGGGGCGACTCGTGCTTGGGCTGGTACTGAATGATGCCCGAGCGGTGCAGAAACACGAGCATCTTGCGCACGTCCAGCACGCTTTTCTTGAGGTGCTGGGCCAGGCTGTTCTCCGAAATCCGCTGGAAGCCCACGAACAATTCGCCCCCGTTAAAGCGCAGCAGGCTTTTGATGAGCTGGTCGTGCTGGGCATTAGCCACCTGAAACCGGTACAAATCGGTATGGTCGATGGGGATATGCACGCGGGCCGGGTTGTTGACGGCCTCGTTTACCTGCACGAATCCTTCCCGCTCCAGGGTCCGCAGGCTGTTGTGCGCGTCCAGGGCCTTGATGCGGTAGGTTTCGGCGAACTGCTGCAAGTCGAAGTCGAAGGCCACCAACTCGCCGCCGCCCACGGCCGTGCGCGAGAAGTTGGCCAAGGCCTGGTACACCCGCCGCACCGTGTCCAGGGGCGGAAAAGCCTGCTGGGTGCGGCGGCGCAACTCGTCGGCATCGTTGGGGCCTTGCAGCAGCACGGCAAAGGCGTATTTCTCGTCGCGCCCGGCCCGGCCCGCTTCCTGGTAGTAGGCTTCCAGATTATCCGGCGCGTCGAGGTGGACCACCAAGCGCACGTCGGGCTTGTCGATGCCCATGCCAAAGGCGTTGGTGGCCACGATGCAGCGGATGCGGTTCTGCATCCATTCCTGCTGGGTGCGGGTGCGCTGCTCGCTGGGCAAGCCCGCGTGGTAGGGCGCGGCCTTGATACCAGCCTGCTGCAGAAACGCGGCCGTATCCTCGGTTTGCCGCCGCGTGCGGGCGTACACGATGCTGGTTTTGTCGGCCCCCACGCCCCGCACTACTTCCTCCAGCCGCCGCAGCTTGTCTTCGGTACTCAGCACCGAGTACGACAAATTAGGCCGGGCAAAGCTCTGCTGAAAAACGCGGTGGCTGGCCCCAAAATGGAGCTTTTCCACAATATCCTGGCGCACTTGCTCAGTGGCCGTGGCCGTGAGGGCAATGCAGGGCACGCCGGGCAGCAGCTCCCGCAGCTCGGCAATGCGCAGGTAGGGCGGCCTAAAATCGTAGCCCCACTGCGAGAGGCAGTGCGCCTCATCCACGGCCAGCAGGCTCACCTTCATCTTCCTGACCCGGGCCTGAAACATGTCGGTCAGCAGCCGCTCGGGGCTTACGTAGAGGAACTTCACCGGGCCATACACGCAGTTGTCCAGGGTCTGGTCGATTTCGGTGTGGCTCATGCCCGCGTACACCGCCTCGGCCTTGATGCCGCGCTTGCGCAGGTTTTCCACCTGGTCCTTCATCAGGGCAATCAGCGGGGAAACGACCAGACACAGCCCCGGCCGGGCCAGGGCGGGCACCTGAAAGCAGATGCTTTTGCCCCCGCCGGTGGGCAGCAGCGCCAGCGTATCCTGACCGGCAAGCACCGCACGGATAATATCTTCCTGCATCGGCCGAAACGCCGAGTGGCCCCAGGTCTGGCGCAAGACCAGCAGAATATCGTCGGTGGGCAGCTGTGACAAGGCGGGTAAGGATCTGGGCTAGAATAGTGAGGCGAAGGTAAGGCCACCCAGCCGGAAACGGAAGTGGCAGTTTTAGGACGTCTGTCATCCTGAGCAAAGCGAAGGACCTTCCTCACCTGCCCCACTGCCGCTTGTGCCAACGTGACAAAGCTCTTTTCGAGTGCTCGATCAGGGCTTTTTAACGTTGAATCACGCTTGTTACTCATCAGAGGAAGGTCCTTCGCGGGGCTCAGGATGACACTGCAAGGCAAACAAAAAAGCCCGGCTCCATAGTGGAACCGGGCTTTCGATATAGATAAGGATAGATAAAGTACTAGGCGGCAGCCGACTCGCCATTTTCACGGTCGTCGATGGCCTTCTTGAGCTTGGCAATGGCCTGGGTGGCACGCTCCTCGTCCAGCCGGTTGATGTTCAAGAGCATCTTGGTCTTTTCCTGCCGGGTAATCACCGGATGGTTGAGCAGGCGGATGATTTCCTCTTTCTGCGCCGCCGAAGCGTAGGCTACGGCGGGAGCGGCAGCTTCAGTGGCTACCGGCTCGGCGGGTACGGCCTTCATGGCCGCGGCTACGGCCGGAGCGGGAGCTTCCTGAGGAGCCGGAGCAGCAGCAACCACCTTCGCATCGGCCGTGTTGCCACCGTAGTCCATTTCCTCAGCCGGGGTGGGCTCGTAGCCCGCCGCCCGGATAATCCAGGCCAGGATGTTACGGTAGGCCTTACCAATAGCCCGCGTCTGGGCCATGCTCATAATGGCAAACTCCTGGTAAAACTTCTTGCCCTGCTCCTTATTGGAGCAGATGGCGAAGCCCGCGCCTACCGTGTGGCCGCT is a window from the Hymenobacter aquaticus genome containing:
- a CDS encoding RecQ family ATP-dependent DNA helicase, which translates into the protein MSQLPTDDILLVLRQTWGHSAFRPMQEDIIRAVLAGQDTLALLPTGGGKSICFQVPALARPGLCLVVSPLIALMKDQVENLRKRGIKAEAVYAGMSHTEIDQTLDNCVYGPVKFLYVSPERLLTDMFQARVRKMKVSLLAVDEAHCLSQWGYDFRPPYLRIAELRELLPGVPCIALTATATEQVRQDIVEKLHFGASHRVFQQSFARPNLSYSVLSTEDKLRRLEEVVRGVGADKTSIVYARTRRQTEDTAAFLQQAGIKAAPYHAGLPSEQRTRTQQEWMQNRIRCIVATNAFGMGIDKPDVRLVVHLDAPDNLEAYYQEAGRAGRDEKYAFAVLLQGPNDADELRRRTQQAFPPLDTVRRVYQALANFSRTAVGGGELVAFDFDLQQFAETYRIKALDAHNSLRTLEREGFVQVNEAVNNPARVHIPIDHTDLYRFQVANAQHDQLIKSLLRFNGGELFVGFQRISENSLAQHLKKSVLDVRKMLVFLHRSGIIQYQPKHESPQALFTTGRYDADKLPLDQKRLNQARELAVHKTESVIRYANGGRCRQQLLLEYFGELDAAPCKVCDYCLAQKKAKQPVAPVAGLREQLVQLLKATPQTPREVLSHFAPGQATVVTEQLRELVELGELRYAADGRLG